From the genome of Callithrix jacchus isolate 240 chromosome 7, calJac240_pri, whole genome shotgun sequence, one region includes:
- the ZBTB17 gene encoding zinc finger and BTB domain-containing protein 17 isoform X4, whose amino-acid sequence MDFPQHSQHVLEQLNQQRQLGLLCDCTFVVDGVHFKAHKAVLAACSEYFKMLFVDQKDVVHLDISNAAGLGQVLEFMYTAKLSLSPENVDDVLAVATFLQMQDIITACHALKSLAEPATSPRGNTEALATEGGDKRAKEEKAATSTLSRLEQAGRRASTGPSRDLMEERGGQAQSAASGAEQTEKADAPREPPPVELKPDPTSGMAAAEAEAAVSESAEQEVEVEPARKGEEEQEEEGAGPDEVKEEGPQLENGEAPEENENEESAGTDSGQELGTEARGLRSGTYGDRTESKAYGSIIHKCEDCGKEFTHTGNFKRHIRIHTGEKPFSCRECNKAFSDPAACKAHEKTHSPLKPYGCEECGKSYRLISLLNLHKKRHSGEARYRCEDCGKLFTTSGNLKRHQLVHSGEKPYQCDYCGRSFSDPTSKMRHLETHDTDKEHKCPHCDKKFNQVGNLKAHLKIHIADGPLKCRECGKQFTTSGEKPCQCVMCGKAFTQASSLIAHVRQHTGEKPYVCERCGKRFVQSSQLANHIRHHDNIRPHKCSVCSKAFVNVGDLSKHIIIHTGEKPYLCDKCGRGFNRVDNLRSHVKTVHQGKAGIKILEPEEGSEVSVVTVDDMVTLATEALAATAVTQLTVVPVGAAVTADETEVLKAEISKAVKQVQEEDPNTHILYACDSCGDKFLDANSLAQHVRIHTAQALVMFQTDADFYQQYGPGGTWPAGQVLQAGELVFRPRDGAEGQPALAETSPTAPECPPPAE is encoded by the exons ATGGACTTTCCCCAGCACAGCCAGCACGTCTTGGAACAGCTGAACCAGCAGCGGCAGCTGGGGCTTCTCTGTGACTGCACCTTTGTGGTGGATGGTGTTCACTTTAAGGCCCATAAAGCAGTGCTGGCAGCCTGCAGCGAGTACTTCAAGATGCTCTTCGTGGACCAGAAGGACGTGGTGCACCTGGACATCAGTAACGCGGCAG GCCTGGGGCAGGTGCTGGAGTTTATGTACACAGCCAAGCTGAGCCTGAGCCCTGAGAATGTGGATGATGTGCTGGCTGTGGCCACCTTCCTCCAGATGCAGGACATCATCACGGCCTGCCATGCCCTCAAGTCACTCGCCGAGCCGGCCACCAGCCCTAGGGGAAACACAGAAGCCTTGGCCACAGAAG GAGGGGACAAGAGAGCCAAAGAAGAGAAGGCGGCCACCAGCACACTGAGCAGGCTGGAGCAGGCAGGACGAAGAGCATCCACCGGCCCCAGCAGGGACCTCATGGAGGAGCGCGGCGGCCAAGCCCAGAGTGCGGCCAGCG GTGCAGAGCAGACGGAGAAAGCCGACGCGCCCCGGGAGCCGCCGCCTGTGGAGCTCAAGCCAGACCCCACGAGTGGCATGGCTGCTGCAGAAGCTGAGGCTGCTGTGTCGGAGAGTGCGGAGCAAG AAGTGGAGGTAGAGCCTGCCCGGAAAGGGGAAGAGGAGCAAGAAGAGGAGGGTGCAGGGCCTGACGAGGTCAAGGAGGAGGGCCCCCAGCTGGAGAACGGAGAGGCGCCCGAGGAGAATGAGAACGAGGAGTCGGCAGGCACAGACTCTGGGCAAGAGCTTGGCACCGAGGCCCGGGGCCTGCGCTCAGGCACCTACGGCGACCGCACAGAATCCAAGGCCTACGGCTCCATCATCCACAAGTGCGAG GACTGTGGGAAGGAGTTCACGCACACGGGGAACTTCAAGCGGCACATCCGAATCCACACGGGGGAGAAGCCCTTCTCGTGCCGGGAGTGCAACAAGGCCTTCTCTGACCCAGCCGCATGCAAGGCCCACGAGAAGACACACAG CCCCCTGAAGCCCTACGGCTGCGAGGAGTGTGGGAAGAGCTACCGGCTCATCAGCCTGCTCAACCTGCACAAGAAGCGGCACTCAGGCGAGGCGCGCTACCGCTGCGAGGACTGTGGCAAACTCTTCACCACCTCGGGCAACCTCAAGCGCCACCAGCTGGTGCACAGCGGCGAGAAGCCTTACCAGTGTGACTACTGCGGCCGCTCCTTCTCCGACCCCACCTCCAAGATGCGCCACCTGGAGACCCACGACACGGACAAGGAGCACAAGTGCCCACACTGTGACAAGAAGTTCAACCAG GTGGGGAACCTGAAGGCCCACCTGAAGATCCACATCGCAGACGGGCCCCTCAAGTGCCGAGAGTGTGGGAAGCAGTTCACCACCTCAG GTGAGAAGCCATGCCAATGTGTGATGTGTGGCAAGGCCTTCACCCAGGCCAGCTCCCTCATCGCCCATGTGCGACAGCACACCGGGGAGAAGCCTTACGTCTGTGAGCGCTGCGGCAAGAG ATTCGTCCAGTCCAGCCAGTTGGCCAATCATATTCGTCACCATGACAACATCCGCCCACACAAGTGCAGCGTGTGCAGCAAGGCCTTCGTGAACGTGGGGGACCTGTCCAAGCACATCATCATCCACACTG GAGAGAAGCCTTACCTGTGTGATAAGTGTGGGCGTGGCTTCAACCGGGTAGACAACCTGCGCTCCCACGTGAAGACCGTGCACCAGGGCAAGGCAGGCATCAAGATCCTGGAGCCTGAGGAGGGCAGTGAGGTCAGCGTGGTCACTGTGGATGACATGGTCACGCTGGCCACTGAGGCACTGGCGGCGACAGCCGTCACTCAGCTCACAG TGGTGCCAGTGGGAGCTGCAGTGACAGCCGATGAAACGGAAGTCCTGAAGGCCGAGATCAGCAAAGCTGTGAAGCAAGTACAAGAAGAAG ACCCCAACACTCACATCCTCTACGCCTGTGACTCGTGTGGGGACAAGTTCCTGGATGCCAACAGCCTGGCTCAGCATGTGCGGATCCACACAGCACAGGCACTGGTCATGTTCCAGACAGACGCGGACTTCTACCAGCAGTACGGGCCAGGTGGCACATGGCCTGCTGGGCAGGTGCTGCAGGCTGGGGAGCTGGTCTTCCGTCCTCGGGACGGGGCTGAAGGCCAGCCTGCACTGGCAGAGACCTCCCCTACAGCTCCTGAATGTCCACCGCCTGCCGAGTGA
- the ZBTB17 gene encoding zinc finger and BTB domain-containing protein 17 isoform X2 — MDFPQHSQHVLEQLNQQRQLGLLCDCTFVVDGVHFKAHKAVLAACSEYFKMLFVDQKDVVHLDISNAAGLGQVLEFMYTAKLSLSPENVDDVLAVATFLQMQDIITACHALKSLAEPATSPRGNTEALATEGGDKRAKEEKAATSTLSRLEQAGRRASTGPSRDLMEERGGQAQSAASGAEQTEKADAPREPPPVELKPDPTSGMAAAEAEAAVSESAEQEVEVEPARKGEEEQEEEGAGPDEVKEEGPQLENGEAPEENENEESAGTDSGQELGTEARGLRSGTYGDRTESKAYGSIIHKCEDCGKEFTHTGNFKRHIRIHTGEKPFSCRECNKAFSDPAACKAHEKTHSPLKPYGCEECGKSYRLISLLNLHKKRHSGEARYRCEDCGKLFTTSGNLKRHQLVHSGEKPYQCDYCGRSFSDPTSKMRHLETHDTDKEHKCPHCDKKFNQVGNLKAHLKIHIADGPLKCRECGKQFTTSGNLKRHLRIHSGEKPYVCIHCQRQFADPGALQRHVRIHTGEKPCQCVMCGKAFTQASSLIAHVRQHTGEKPYVCERCGKRFVQSSQLANHIRHHDNIRPHKCSVCSKAFVNVGDLSKHIIIHTGEKPYLCDKCGRGFNRVDNLRSHVKTVHQGKAGIKILEPEEGSEVSVVTVDDMVTLATEALAATAVTQLTVVPVGAAVTADETEVLKAEISKAVKQVQEEDPNTHILYACDSCGDKFLDANSLAQHVRIHTAQALVMFQTDADFYQQYGPGGTWPAGQVLQAGELVFRPRDGAEGQPALAETSPTAPECPPPAE, encoded by the exons ATGGACTTTCCCCAGCACAGCCAGCACGTCTTGGAACAGCTGAACCAGCAGCGGCAGCTGGGGCTTCTCTGTGACTGCACCTTTGTGGTGGATGGTGTTCACTTTAAGGCCCATAAAGCAGTGCTGGCAGCCTGCAGCGAGTACTTCAAGATGCTCTTCGTGGACCAGAAGGACGTGGTGCACCTGGACATCAGTAACGCGGCAG GCCTGGGGCAGGTGCTGGAGTTTATGTACACAGCCAAGCTGAGCCTGAGCCCTGAGAATGTGGATGATGTGCTGGCTGTGGCCACCTTCCTCCAGATGCAGGACATCATCACGGCCTGCCATGCCCTCAAGTCACTCGCCGAGCCGGCCACCAGCCCTAGGGGAAACACAGAAGCCTTGGCCACAGAAG GAGGGGACAAGAGAGCCAAAGAAGAGAAGGCGGCCACCAGCACACTGAGCAGGCTGGAGCAGGCAGGACGAAGAGCATCCACCGGCCCCAGCAGGGACCTCATGGAGGAGCGCGGCGGCCAAGCCCAGAGTGCGGCCAGCG GTGCAGAGCAGACGGAGAAAGCCGACGCGCCCCGGGAGCCGCCGCCTGTGGAGCTCAAGCCAGACCCCACGAGTGGCATGGCTGCTGCAGAAGCTGAGGCTGCTGTGTCGGAGAGTGCGGAGCAAG AAGTGGAGGTAGAGCCTGCCCGGAAAGGGGAAGAGGAGCAAGAAGAGGAGGGTGCAGGGCCTGACGAGGTCAAGGAGGAGGGCCCCCAGCTGGAGAACGGAGAGGCGCCCGAGGAGAATGAGAACGAGGAGTCGGCAGGCACAGACTCTGGGCAAGAGCTTGGCACCGAGGCCCGGGGCCTGCGCTCAGGCACCTACGGCGACCGCACAGAATCCAAGGCCTACGGCTCCATCATCCACAAGTGCGAG GACTGTGGGAAGGAGTTCACGCACACGGGGAACTTCAAGCGGCACATCCGAATCCACACGGGGGAGAAGCCCTTCTCGTGCCGGGAGTGCAACAAGGCCTTCTCTGACCCAGCCGCATGCAAGGCCCACGAGAAGACACACAG CCCCCTGAAGCCCTACGGCTGCGAGGAGTGTGGGAAGAGCTACCGGCTCATCAGCCTGCTCAACCTGCACAAGAAGCGGCACTCAGGCGAGGCGCGCTACCGCTGCGAGGACTGTGGCAAACTCTTCACCACCTCGGGCAACCTCAAGCGCCACCAGCTGGTGCACAGCGGCGAGAAGCCTTACCAGTGTGACTACTGCGGCCGCTCCTTCTCCGACCCCACCTCCAAGATGCGCCACCTGGAGACCCACGACACGGACAAGGAGCACAAGTGCCCACACTGTGACAAGAAGTTCAACCAG GTGGGGAACCTGAAGGCCCACCTGAAGATCCACATCGCAGACGGGCCCCTCAAGTGCCGAGAGTGTGGGAAGCAGTTCACCACCTCAG GGAACCTGAAGCGGCACCTGCGGATCCACAGTGGGGAGAAGCCCTATGTGTGCATCCACTGCCAGCGGCAGTTTGCGGACCCTGGCGCCCTGCAGAGGCACGTCCGCATCCACACGG GTGAGAAGCCATGCCAATGTGTGATGTGTGGCAAGGCCTTCACCCAGGCCAGCTCCCTCATCGCCCATGTGCGACAGCACACCGGGGAGAAGCCTTACGTCTGTGAGCGCTGCGGCAAGAG ATTCGTCCAGTCCAGCCAGTTGGCCAATCATATTCGTCACCATGACAACATCCGCCCACACAAGTGCAGCGTGTGCAGCAAGGCCTTCGTGAACGTGGGGGACCTGTCCAAGCACATCATCATCCACACTG GAGAGAAGCCTTACCTGTGTGATAAGTGTGGGCGTGGCTTCAACCGGGTAGACAACCTGCGCTCCCACGTGAAGACCGTGCACCAGGGCAAGGCAGGCATCAAGATCCTGGAGCCTGAGGAGGGCAGTGAGGTCAGCGTGGTCACTGTGGATGACATGGTCACGCTGGCCACTGAGGCACTGGCGGCGACAGCCGTCACTCAGCTCACAG TGGTGCCAGTGGGAGCTGCAGTGACAGCCGATGAAACGGAAGTCCTGAAGGCCGAGATCAGCAAAGCTGTGAAGCAAGTACAAGAAGAAG ACCCCAACACTCACATCCTCTACGCCTGTGACTCGTGTGGGGACAAGTTCCTGGATGCCAACAGCCTGGCTCAGCATGTGCGGATCCACACAGCACAGGCACTGGTCATGTTCCAGACAGACGCGGACTTCTACCAGCAGTACGGGCCAGGTGGCACATGGCCTGCTGGGCAGGTGCTGCAGGCTGGGGAGCTGGTCTTCCGTCCTCGGGACGGGGCTGAAGGCCAGCCTGCACTGGCAGAGACCTCCCCTACAGCTCCTGAATGTCCACCGCCTGCCGAGTGA
- the ZBTB17 gene encoding zinc finger and BTB domain-containing protein 17 isoform X6: MWMMCWLWPPSSRCRTSSRPAMPSSHSPSRPPALGETQKPWPQKVCPVPSPGGDKRAKEEKAATSTLSRLEQAGRRASTGPSRDLMEERGGQAQSAASGAEQTEKADAPREPPPVELKPDPTSGMAAAEAEAAVSESAEQEVEVEPARKGEEEQEEEGAGPDEVKEEGPQLENGEAPEENENEESAGTDSGQELGTEARGLRSGTYGDRTESKAYGSIIHKCEDCGKEFTHTGNFKRHIRIHTGEKPFSCRECNKAFSDPAACKAHEKTHSPLKPYGCEECGKSYRLISLLNLHKKRHSGEARYRCEDCGKLFTTSGNLKRHQLVHSGEKPYQCDYCGRSFSDPTSKMRHLETHDTDKEHKCPHCDKKFNQVGNLKAHLKIHIADGPLKCRECGKQFTTSGNLKRHLRIHSGEKPYVCIHCQRQFADPGALQRHVRIHTGEKPCQCVMCGKAFTQASSLIAHVRQHTGEKPYVCERCGKRFVQSSQLANHIRHHDNIRPHKCSVCSKAFVNVGDLSKHIIIHTGEKPYLCDKCGRGFNRVDNLRSHVKTVHQGKAGIKILEPEEGSEVSVVTVDDMVTLATEALAATAVTQLTVVPVGAAVTADETEVLKAEISKAVKQVQEEDPNTHILYACDSCGDKFLDANSLAQHVRIHTAQALVMFQTDADFYQQYGPGGTWPAGQVLQAGELVFRPRDGAEGQPALAETSPTAPECPPPAE, translated from the exons ATGTGGATGATGTGCTGGCTGTGGCCACCTTCCTCCAGATGCAGGACATCATCACGGCCTGCCATGCCCTCAAGTCACTCGCCGAGCCGGCCACCAGCCCTAGGGGAAACACAGAAGCCTTGGCCACAGAAG GTCTGCCCTGTTCCATCTCCAGGAGGGGACAAGAGAGCCAAAGAAGAGAAGGCGGCCACCAGCACACTGAGCAGGCTGGAGCAGGCAGGACGAAGAGCATCCACCGGCCCCAGCAGGGACCTCATGGAGGAGCGCGGCGGCCAAGCCCAGAGTGCGGCCAGCG GTGCAGAGCAGACGGAGAAAGCCGACGCGCCCCGGGAGCCGCCGCCTGTGGAGCTCAAGCCAGACCCCACGAGTGGCATGGCTGCTGCAGAAGCTGAGGCTGCTGTGTCGGAGAGTGCGGAGCAAG AAGTGGAGGTAGAGCCTGCCCGGAAAGGGGAAGAGGAGCAAGAAGAGGAGGGTGCAGGGCCTGACGAGGTCAAGGAGGAGGGCCCCCAGCTGGAGAACGGAGAGGCGCCCGAGGAGAATGAGAACGAGGAGTCGGCAGGCACAGACTCTGGGCAAGAGCTTGGCACCGAGGCCCGGGGCCTGCGCTCAGGCACCTACGGCGACCGCACAGAATCCAAGGCCTACGGCTCCATCATCCACAAGTGCGAG GACTGTGGGAAGGAGTTCACGCACACGGGGAACTTCAAGCGGCACATCCGAATCCACACGGGGGAGAAGCCCTTCTCGTGCCGGGAGTGCAACAAGGCCTTCTCTGACCCAGCCGCATGCAAGGCCCACGAGAAGACACACAG CCCCCTGAAGCCCTACGGCTGCGAGGAGTGTGGGAAGAGCTACCGGCTCATCAGCCTGCTCAACCTGCACAAGAAGCGGCACTCAGGCGAGGCGCGCTACCGCTGCGAGGACTGTGGCAAACTCTTCACCACCTCGGGCAACCTCAAGCGCCACCAGCTGGTGCACAGCGGCGAGAAGCCTTACCAGTGTGACTACTGCGGCCGCTCCTTCTCCGACCCCACCTCCAAGATGCGCCACCTGGAGACCCACGACACGGACAAGGAGCACAAGTGCCCACACTGTGACAAGAAGTTCAACCAG GTGGGGAACCTGAAGGCCCACCTGAAGATCCACATCGCAGACGGGCCCCTCAAGTGCCGAGAGTGTGGGAAGCAGTTCACCACCTCAG GGAACCTGAAGCGGCACCTGCGGATCCACAGTGGGGAGAAGCCCTATGTGTGCATCCACTGCCAGCGGCAGTTTGCGGACCCTGGCGCCCTGCAGAGGCACGTCCGCATCCACACGG GTGAGAAGCCATGCCAATGTGTGATGTGTGGCAAGGCCTTCACCCAGGCCAGCTCCCTCATCGCCCATGTGCGACAGCACACCGGGGAGAAGCCTTACGTCTGTGAGCGCTGCGGCAAGAG ATTCGTCCAGTCCAGCCAGTTGGCCAATCATATTCGTCACCATGACAACATCCGCCCACACAAGTGCAGCGTGTGCAGCAAGGCCTTCGTGAACGTGGGGGACCTGTCCAAGCACATCATCATCCACACTG GAGAGAAGCCTTACCTGTGTGATAAGTGTGGGCGTGGCTTCAACCGGGTAGACAACCTGCGCTCCCACGTGAAGACCGTGCACCAGGGCAAGGCAGGCATCAAGATCCTGGAGCCTGAGGAGGGCAGTGAGGTCAGCGTGGTCACTGTGGATGACATGGTCACGCTGGCCACTGAGGCACTGGCGGCGACAGCCGTCACTCAGCTCACAG TGGTGCCAGTGGGAGCTGCAGTGACAGCCGATGAAACGGAAGTCCTGAAGGCCGAGATCAGCAAAGCTGTGAAGCAAGTACAAGAAGAAG ACCCCAACACTCACATCCTCTACGCCTGTGACTCGTGTGGGGACAAGTTCCTGGATGCCAACAGCCTGGCTCAGCATGTGCGGATCCACACAGCACAGGCACTGGTCATGTTCCAGACAGACGCGGACTTCTACCAGCAGTACGGGCCAGGTGGCACATGGCCTGCTGGGCAGGTGCTGCAGGCTGGGGAGCTGGTCTTCCGTCCTCGGGACGGGGCTGAAGGCCAGCCTGCACTGGCAGAGACCTCCCCTACAGCTCCTGAATGTCCACCGCCTGCCGAGTGA
- the ZBTB17 gene encoding zinc finger and BTB domain-containing protein 17 isoform X3, whose protein sequence is MAAMDFPQHSQHVLEQLNQQRQLGLLCDCTFVVDGVHFKAHKAVLAACSEYFKMLFVDQKDVVHLDISNAAGLGQVLEFMYTAKLSLSPENVDDVLAVATFLQMQDIITACHALKSLAEPATSPRGNTEALATEGGDKRAKEEKAATSTLSRLEQAGRRASTGPSRDLMEERGGQAQSAASGAEQTEKADAPREPPPVELKPDPTSGMAAAEAEAAVSESAEQEVEVEPARKGEEEQEEEGAGPDEVKEEGPQLENGEAPEENENEESAGTDSGQELGTEARGLRSGTYGDRTESKAYGSIIHKCEDCGKEFTHTGNFKRHIRIHTGEKPFSCRECNKAFSDPAACKAHEKTHSPLKPYGCEECGKSYRLISLLNLHKKRHSGEARYRCEDCGKLFTTSGNLKRHQLVHSGEKPYQCDYCGRSFSDPTSKMRHLETHDTDKEHKCPHCDKKFNQVGNLKAHLKIHIADGPLKCRECGKQFTTSGEKPCQCVMCGKAFTQASSLIAHVRQHTGEKPYVCERCGKRFVQSSQLANHIRHHDNIRPHKCSVCSKAFVNVGDLSKHIIIHTGEKPYLCDKCGRGFNRVDNLRSHVKTVHQGKAGIKILEPEEGSEVSVVTVDDMVTLATEALAATAVTQLTVVPVGAAVTADETEVLKAEISKAVKQVQEEDPNTHILYACDSCGDKFLDANSLAQHVRIHTAQALVMFQTDADFYQQYGPGGTWPAGQVLQAGELVFRPRDGAEGQPALAETSPTAPECPPPAE, encoded by the exons CCATGGACTTTCCCCAGCACAGCCAGCACGTCTTGGAACAGCTGAACCAGCAGCGGCAGCTGGGGCTTCTCTGTGACTGCACCTTTGTGGTGGATGGTGTTCACTTTAAGGCCCATAAAGCAGTGCTGGCAGCCTGCAGCGAGTACTTCAAGATGCTCTTCGTGGACCAGAAGGACGTGGTGCACCTGGACATCAGTAACGCGGCAG GCCTGGGGCAGGTGCTGGAGTTTATGTACACAGCCAAGCTGAGCCTGAGCCCTGAGAATGTGGATGATGTGCTGGCTGTGGCCACCTTCCTCCAGATGCAGGACATCATCACGGCCTGCCATGCCCTCAAGTCACTCGCCGAGCCGGCCACCAGCCCTAGGGGAAACACAGAAGCCTTGGCCACAGAAG GAGGGGACAAGAGAGCCAAAGAAGAGAAGGCGGCCACCAGCACACTGAGCAGGCTGGAGCAGGCAGGACGAAGAGCATCCACCGGCCCCAGCAGGGACCTCATGGAGGAGCGCGGCGGCCAAGCCCAGAGTGCGGCCAGCG GTGCAGAGCAGACGGAGAAAGCCGACGCGCCCCGGGAGCCGCCGCCTGTGGAGCTCAAGCCAGACCCCACGAGTGGCATGGCTGCTGCAGAAGCTGAGGCTGCTGTGTCGGAGAGTGCGGAGCAAG AAGTGGAGGTAGAGCCTGCCCGGAAAGGGGAAGAGGAGCAAGAAGAGGAGGGTGCAGGGCCTGACGAGGTCAAGGAGGAGGGCCCCCAGCTGGAGAACGGAGAGGCGCCCGAGGAGAATGAGAACGAGGAGTCGGCAGGCACAGACTCTGGGCAAGAGCTTGGCACCGAGGCCCGGGGCCTGCGCTCAGGCACCTACGGCGACCGCACAGAATCCAAGGCCTACGGCTCCATCATCCACAAGTGCGAG GACTGTGGGAAGGAGTTCACGCACACGGGGAACTTCAAGCGGCACATCCGAATCCACACGGGGGAGAAGCCCTTCTCGTGCCGGGAGTGCAACAAGGCCTTCTCTGACCCAGCCGCATGCAAGGCCCACGAGAAGACACACAG CCCCCTGAAGCCCTACGGCTGCGAGGAGTGTGGGAAGAGCTACCGGCTCATCAGCCTGCTCAACCTGCACAAGAAGCGGCACTCAGGCGAGGCGCGCTACCGCTGCGAGGACTGTGGCAAACTCTTCACCACCTCGGGCAACCTCAAGCGCCACCAGCTGGTGCACAGCGGCGAGAAGCCTTACCAGTGTGACTACTGCGGCCGCTCCTTCTCCGACCCCACCTCCAAGATGCGCCACCTGGAGACCCACGACACGGACAAGGAGCACAAGTGCCCACACTGTGACAAGAAGTTCAACCAG GTGGGGAACCTGAAGGCCCACCTGAAGATCCACATCGCAGACGGGCCCCTCAAGTGCCGAGAGTGTGGGAAGCAGTTCACCACCTCAG GTGAGAAGCCATGCCAATGTGTGATGTGTGGCAAGGCCTTCACCCAGGCCAGCTCCCTCATCGCCCATGTGCGACAGCACACCGGGGAGAAGCCTTACGTCTGTGAGCGCTGCGGCAAGAG ATTCGTCCAGTCCAGCCAGTTGGCCAATCATATTCGTCACCATGACAACATCCGCCCACACAAGTGCAGCGTGTGCAGCAAGGCCTTCGTGAACGTGGGGGACCTGTCCAAGCACATCATCATCCACACTG GAGAGAAGCCTTACCTGTGTGATAAGTGTGGGCGTGGCTTCAACCGGGTAGACAACCTGCGCTCCCACGTGAAGACCGTGCACCAGGGCAAGGCAGGCATCAAGATCCTGGAGCCTGAGGAGGGCAGTGAGGTCAGCGTGGTCACTGTGGATGACATGGTCACGCTGGCCACTGAGGCACTGGCGGCGACAGCCGTCACTCAGCTCACAG TGGTGCCAGTGGGAGCTGCAGTGACAGCCGATGAAACGGAAGTCCTGAAGGCCGAGATCAGCAAAGCTGTGAAGCAAGTACAAGAAGAAG ACCCCAACACTCACATCCTCTACGCCTGTGACTCGTGTGGGGACAAGTTCCTGGATGCCAACAGCCTGGCTCAGCATGTGCGGATCCACACAGCACAGGCACTGGTCATGTTCCAGACAGACGCGGACTTCTACCAGCAGTACGGGCCAGGTGGCACATGGCCTGCTGGGCAGGTGCTGCAGGCTGGGGAGCTGGTCTTCCGTCCTCGGGACGGGGCTGAAGGCCAGCCTGCACTGGCAGAGACCTCCCCTACAGCTCCTGAATGTCCACCGCCTGCCGAGTGA